A window of Microbacterium sp. BK668 genomic DNA:
GACCGAACGGTCCGCCTCAGCGAGCGCATCGAGATGACCGAACTCCTCAGTCCCGAGCGCACGGCGCGGCTCATCGGCGAGCGGCTCGAGATCTGGCGGGCCGAGGCGCTCGCGGACGCCGCGATCGCGGGCATCGGCGTCGCTGTGCCGGGGCTCGTGCGCTCGTCGGACGGCCTCGTCCGCGATGCACCGCACCTGCGATGGACGGATGTCGCGCTGCGCGAGCTCGTCGAGGCGGAGACGGGCCTTCCCACCGTCGTCGGCAACGACGCCGCGATGGCGATCGTCGCGGAGCACCTCTTCGGGGCGGCCGCAGGAGTCGACGACGTCGTCTATCTCAACGGCGGCGCGAGCGGCATCGGCGGGGGCCTCATCGTGCAGGGCGTGTCGGTCGGAGGCGCGTCGGGCTACTCCGGCGAGTTCGGGCAGAACCGGCCGGGCATCGCCTCTGCGGCCGACCGCCGGGCGGGCAACGGCGTCCTCGAGGACGAGGTGAGCCGGTCGCGCCTCCTCGCCGTACTGCAGCGGAGCAACGTCGACGAGCCGACCCTGGCGAGCCTCCTCCGCGAAGCGCGGACGACGGACGTGCTGGAGGAGGTCGCCCGCCAGCGGCGCATCCTCGCGACAGCCCTCGCCAATGCCGTCAACGTCCTCAATCCGTCGGTCGTGGTGCTCGGCGGGTTCCTCGGGATGCTTGCGGAACACGACCTCGCAGGCTTCACCGCAGCGGTGGTGGCCCAGTCGATGCCCGCCAACGGGGAGGATCTCGAGATCCGGGCGGCGGCGCTCGCCGAGGACCGGCTGATCATCGGCGCCGCGGAAGCGGCGTTCGAGGAGCTTCTCCGCGACCCCGCCGGCGCGGCGCTGAGCTGAGCGCGGGACACCTGGGGTCAGCGCGCGGGACGCCCGGCGTCAGCGCGGCGGAGGTGCCGTCGTGGCGCGGGGGGCGAGCCGGGTGGGCAGCGTCGCGTGGGTCGTGTGCGGCGTCTCGCCCCGCATCAGCGAGAGCAGCATCCGCGCCGCCTCGGCGCCGAGCGTCTGCATGGGCTGTCGCACGGTCGAGAGCGCGGGCGTCGCCTTGGCGGCCTCGGGGACGTCGTCGAATCCGATGACGGACAGGTGCTGGGGAACGTCCAGCCCCAGCTCCCCCGCGACCTTGACGATCTCGAGCGCCGAGATGTCGTTCGCCGCGAAGATGGCGGTCGGGCGCTCGACTCCCCCGAGCATCTCGAGGGCGGCCACCCGCACAGCATCCTGGCGGTAGCTTCCGGTCCCGACGAGGTGGGGATGCACGGGAAGGCCGGCATCGGCCATCGCCCGGCGATAGCCCGCGT
This region includes:
- a CDS encoding ROK family protein; translation: MNDPVGSRQANLSRLLRLAHLEGPVSRAALTLATGLNRSTIGDLVGDLVSLGVVEERAPDPSRRVGRPSPLVAAHHRVVAIAVNPEVDALTLGVVGLDRTVRLSERIEMTELLSPERTARLIGERLEIWRAEALADAAIAGIGVAVPGLVRSSDGLVRDAPHLRWTDVALRELVEAETGLPTVVGNDAAMAIVAEHLFGAAAGVDDVVYLNGGASGIGGGLIVQGVSVGGASGYSGEFGQNRPGIASAADRRAGNGVLEDEVSRSRLLAVLQRSNVDEPTLASLLREARTTDVLEEVARQRRILATALANAVNVLNPSVVVLGGFLGMLAEHDLAGFTAAVVAQSMPANGEDLEIRAAALAEDRLIIGAAEAAFEELLRDPAGAALS